In Nitrospirota bacterium, a single genomic region encodes these proteins:
- a CDS encoding ABC transporter permease, with protein MESAAASPGYINRVLESVARRTSGFLAEVGSVLIFLGQTLRWTFSRPFYAKSVLKQMEQIGFNSIPVVITTALSTGMVLALQSYTGFKRFGAETLIGTVVSLSMTRELGPVLTGLMVAGRAGAAMAAELGTMRVTEQIDALSTLATNPMKYLVVPRFIASTVMMFFLTILGMIVGITGGYFVGVKVLGTNPVTYINNSIDFAEVTDIWYGLIKALVFGAVVGLIGCYKGFHTEGGAEGVGKATTGAVVVSCMLILILDYFLSALLW; from the coding sequence GTGGAATCAGCAGCCGCGTCCCCCGGATATATCAATAGGGTCCTTGAGTCGGTGGCCCGCAGGACGTCGGGCTTTCTCGCCGAGGTCGGCAGTGTGCTCATCTTCCTCGGCCAGACGCTTCGCTGGACCTTCAGCCGCCCCTTTTATGCGAAGAGCGTGCTGAAACAGATGGAGCAGATAGGGTTCAACTCCATACCGGTGGTGATCACCACGGCGCTCTCGACCGGCATGGTGCTTGCGCTTCAGAGCTATACGGGGTTCAAGCGGTTCGGCGCTGAGACGCTCATCGGCACCGTCGTGTCGCTGTCCATGACCAGGGAACTCGGGCCGGTGCTGACGGGCCTCATGGTGGCAGGCAGGGCGGGGGCCGCGATGGCCGCGGAACTGGGTACGATGCGGGTCACCGAGCAGATCGACGCCCTCTCGACGCTGGCGACGAACCCGATGAAGTACCTCGTGGTGCCCCGGTTCATTGCAAGCACGGTGATGATGTTCTTCCTTACGATCCTCGGAATGATCGTCGGCATCACCGGCGGCTATTTCGTGGGAGTGAAGGTGCTCGGGACAAACCCCGTCACTTATATCAACAACAGCATCGACTTCGCCGAGGTCACGGACATCTGGTATGGCCTGATCAAGGCCCTCGTGTTCGGCGCAGTTGTCGGATTGATCGGCTGTTATAAGGGATTTCATACCGAAGGCGGAGCAGAGGGGGTGGGAAAGGCGACCACCGGCGCTGTCGTGGTCTCGTGTATGCTGATCCTTATCCTTGATTATTTCCTTTCTGCGCTGTTATGGTGA